A single genomic interval of Longimicrobiaceae bacterium harbors:
- a CDS encoding ABC transporter ATP-binding protein, protein MARNDHDREEDTGAKAYDLHLIRRLARYLHPYRLAVAGSVALLFVGAALELAGPWITMLVLDRAVPARDEGLLVVLAAAFTGALLLGFVLQYVQALLTTWLAQRVMYDVRVELFSHLQRLSLRFFDANPVGRLMTRVTNDIEVLNEMFGAGIVTIFGDVFVLLFIVGAMFLMNWQLALVTLTILPFILFAAFLFRKRIRLAYRDIRVRLARINAYLQERVGGIRVVQLFGREEQTLRRFAEINDDHLEAHLRSIRHYALFFPVIEVLTAVALALILWYGGLRALEGAVTVGTIAAFLQYARRFFRPIQDMSEKYNILQGAMASAERIFDLLDTEPEIRDEAHPLRLPARAEGRIEFRDVWFRYGEGDAWVLRGVSFTARPGERVAVVGATGAGKSTLINLLMRFYEPERGEILFDGVPIRRVAAKELRGRIGLVLQDLFLFSGDLEHNIRLGRDDIGAERIREAARRVGADAFIRRLPGGYAQPLGERGISLSVGERQLVSFARALAFDPPVLVLDEATSSVDSELEARIEGALRELMQGRTSLVVAHRLSTIQGADQILVLHHGEIRERGTHAELLRRGGLYARLHELQFVRAELHEEGEAEEPAA, encoded by the coding sequence GTGGCACGGAACGACCACGACCGCGAAGAGGACACGGGAGCGAAGGCGTACGACCTGCACCTGATCCGCCGGCTGGCGCGCTACCTCCACCCGTACCGGCTGGCGGTGGCCGGCTCCGTCGCGCTCCTCTTCGTGGGCGCGGCGCTGGAGCTGGCCGGGCCGTGGATCACCATGCTCGTGCTGGACCGCGCCGTCCCCGCGCGCGACGAAGGGCTCCTCGTGGTGCTGGCGGCCGCCTTCACGGGCGCGCTCCTCCTCGGGTTCGTCCTGCAGTACGTGCAGGCGCTGCTCACCACCTGGCTCGCGCAGCGGGTGATGTACGACGTGCGGGTGGAGCTGTTCTCGCACCTGCAGCGGCTCTCCCTCCGCTTCTTCGACGCCAACCCGGTGGGCCGGCTGATGACCCGGGTCACCAACGACATCGAGGTCCTGAACGAGATGTTCGGGGCGGGGATCGTCACCATCTTCGGCGACGTCTTCGTCCTCCTGTTCATCGTGGGCGCCATGTTCCTGATGAACTGGCAGCTGGCGCTGGTCACGCTGACCATCCTCCCCTTTATCCTCTTCGCCGCGTTCCTGTTCCGGAAGCGGATCCGGCTGGCGTACCGCGACATCCGCGTGCGGCTGGCGCGCATCAACGCGTACCTGCAGGAGCGTGTGGGTGGGATCCGGGTGGTGCAGCTCTTCGGGCGCGAGGAGCAGACCCTGCGGCGCTTCGCGGAGATCAACGACGACCACCTGGAGGCGCACCTCCGCTCCATCCGCCACTACGCGCTCTTCTTCCCCGTGATCGAGGTGCTCACCGCGGTGGCGCTGGCGCTGATCCTCTGGTACGGCGGGCTGCGGGCGCTGGAGGGGGCGGTCACGGTGGGGACGATCGCCGCCTTCCTGCAGTACGCGCGGCGCTTCTTCCGCCCCATCCAGGACATGTCGGAGAAGTACAACATCCTGCAGGGGGCCATGGCTTCGGCGGAGCGGATCTTCGACCTCCTCGACACGGAGCCCGAGATCCGCGACGAGGCGCACCCGCTGCGCCTCCCGGCGCGGGCGGAGGGGCGGATCGAGTTCCGGGACGTGTGGTTCCGCTACGGCGAGGGGGACGCCTGGGTGCTGCGCGGGGTCAGCTTCACGGCCAGGCCGGGGGAGCGGGTCGCCGTCGTGGGGGCCACCGGGGCGGGGAAGTCCACCCTCATCAACCTGCTGATGCGCTTCTACGAGCCGGAGCGGGGGGAGATCCTCTTCGACGGCGTCCCCATCCGGCGCGTCGCCGCGAAGGAGCTGCGCGGCCGGATCGGGCTGGTGCTGCAGGACCTCTTCCTCTTCAGCGGAGACCTGGAGCACAACATCCGCCTGGGGAGGGACGACATCGGCGCGGAGCGCATCCGGGAAGCGGCGCGGCGGGTGGGGGCGGACGCCTTCATCCGGCGGCTCCCCGGCGGGTACGCGCAGCCGCTGGGGGAGCGGGGGATCTCGCTCTCGGTGGGGGAGCGGCAGCTCGTCTCCTTCGCGCGGGCGCTGGCCTTCGATCCGCCGGTGCTGGTGCTGGACGAGGCCACCAGCTCGGTGGACTCGGAGCTGGAGGCGCGGATCGAGGGGGCGCTCCGGGAGCTGATGCAGGGGCGCACCTCGCTGGTGGTGGCGCACCGTCTCTCCACCATCCAGGGCGCGGACCAGATCCTGGTGCTGCACCACGGCGAGATCCGGGAGCGGGGGACGCACGCGGAGCTGCTGCGGCGGGGCGGACTGTACGCGCGGCTGCACGAGCTGCAGTTCGTGCGGGCGGAGCTGCACGAGGAGGGGGAGGCGGAGGAGCCGGCCGCGTGA